In Oryza brachyantha chromosome 2, ObraRS2, whole genome shotgun sequence, a single window of DNA contains:
- the LOC102705406 gene encoding cyclin-dependent kinase F-4, whose protein sequence is MDRFKMIKEVGDGTFGSVWRAINKQNGEVVAVKKMKRKYYSFEECMSLREVKSLRRMNHPNIVKLKEVIRENDILYFIMEYMECNLYQLMKDRVKPFSEAEVRNWCFQIFQALAYMHQRGYFHRDLKPENLLVSKDVIKLADFGLAREVSSVPPYTEYVSTRWYRAPEVLLQSSVYDSAVDMWAMGAIMAELLTLHPLFPGTSEADEILRICNVIGSPDEQSWAQGLSLAETMKYQFPQVRGNQLAEVMTSVSSEAIDLISSLCSWDPCKRPKAAEVLQHTFFQGCTFVPPTVRPKAGGLPKTPPCVGVKGVSEHGIARRYSTGTLSTTKALSAASLKSNALSKTGVQRKLQMDRQAPQKSKKPTEINNRLTTNRVPAKNSPGHPVLRHSRSLPDTGRAAHKVSTITDRLSNLSVTSRTRTTPKPSAPLLKAGLGKSDFLGKSDEIPPAKRLTRKLVS, encoded by the exons ATGGACAG ATTCAAAATGATTAAGGAAGTTGGTGATGGGACTTTTGGGAGTGTCTGGCGtgctataaataaacaaaatggtgaagtt GTCGCAGTTAAGAAAATGAAGAGGAAATACTATTCTTTTGAGGAATGCATGAGTCTGCGTGAAGTAAAG TCTCTGCGGCGCATGAATCACCCTAACATCGTGAAGCTCAAGGAGGTTATAAGggaaaatgatatattatactTCATAATGGAATACATG GAGTGCAATCTCTACCAACTTATGAAGGATAGAGTCAAACCTTTCTCAGAGGCAGAAGTTCGGAATTGGTGCTTTCAGATTTTTCAGGCTCTTGCTTACATGCACCAGAGAGGTTACTTTCATCGTGACCTGAAACCTG AAAATTTGTTGGTCAGCAAAGATGTCATAAAACTGGCGGACTTTGGTCTTGCGAGGGAAGTTTCATCTGTGCCACCATACACAGAATATGTGTCAACACGTTG GTACCGAGCACCTGAAGTATTGCTCCAGTCATCTGTCTATGATTCTGCAGTTG ATatgtgggctatgggtgccaTAATGGCTGAGTTGTTGACACTTCATCCTCTTTTTCCTGGCACAAG tgAGGCTGACGAGATTCTGAGGATTTGCAATGTTATCGGTAGCCCAGATGAACAATCGTGGGCTCAAGGATTGTCTCTTGCTGAAACCATGAAGTATCAGTTCCCTCAG GTCAGAGGCAATCAACTGGCAGAGGTAATGACATCAGTCAGTAGTGAGGCAATTGACCTGATTTCA TCTCTGTGCTCATGGGATCCTTGCAAGAGACCAAAGGCTGCAGAAGTTCTCCAGCATACCTTCTTTCAG GGTTGTACGTTTGTTCCACCTACTGTCCGGCCAAAAGCTGGGGGGCTCCCTAAAACGCCTCCATGTG TTGGTGTAAAGGGAGTTTCAGAGCATGGCATTGCTCGAAGATACTCTACAGGAACTCTATCAACAACCAAAGCTCTTAGCGCTGCATCTTTGAAATCAAATGCCTTGTCCAAGACcg GTGTACAAAGAAAACTTCAAATGGATCGTCAAGCGCCACAGAAGAGTAAAAAACCTACTGAGATTAATAATAGACTAACCACTAATCGAGTACCAGCAAAGAATAGCCCAG GTCACCCTGTATTAAGGCATTCACGAAGTTTACCTGACACTGGTCGAGCAGCGCACAAGGTTTCAACTATTACGGACAGATTATCGAATCTGTCTGTAACCTCTCGAACGCGTACTACTCCCAAGCCCTCTGCCCCGTTATTGAAAGCTGGGCTTGGCAAGTCTGACTTCCTTGGAAAATCAGATGAAATCCCACCTGCAAAGAGGTTGACAAGAAAATTGGTCAGCTAA
- the LOC102705881 gene encoding protein Brevis radix-like 2: MLACIACSTKDGGEGSHRSAASTPNAGKSLTSQLKDMVLKFSGSGKHQYKSGGSPSLRSSRFHRSSRLAAYPGIIDESGFTSDGAGDAYTYMRTTTIAGGARAAPSTWDLPPKVNHRSFQPRVIRSPRASGIPSIGEEEDDDDDDDDDDEETVVLEEDRVPREWTAQVEPGVQITFVSIPGGAGNDLKRIRFSREMFNKWEAQRWWGENYDRVVELYNVQTFSRQQGLSTPTSSVDEAMQRDSFYSRIGSTRESPATTMMPPQPSSAGREHPITRTASNKAVSSSSAARPPFYPSTAVPDPSDHVWAHHFNLLNSAAGPPAAPYDPSRGTTSSRDEASVSVSNASDLEATEWVEQDEPGVSITIREFGDGTRELRRVRFSRERFGEERAKVWWEQHRDRIHAQYL; encoded by the exons TTGAAGGACATGGTGCTCAAGTTTTCCGGCAGCGGCAAGCATCAGTACAAGTCCGGCGGGAGCCCGTCGTTGAGGAGCAGCCGCTTCCACCGCTCTAGCCGCCTCGCCGCGTACCCTGGCATCATCGACGAGTCGGGCTTCACGTCGGACGGGGCCGGTGATGCCTACACTTACatgaggacgacgacgatcgccggcggcgcgcgagcggcgccgtcgacgtgGGACTTGCCGCCCAAAGTGAACCACCGAAGCTTCCAGCCGCGCGTGATCAGGAGCCCGAGAGCGAGCGGGATACCGAGCAtcggggaggaagaagacgacgacgacgacgatgatgacgatgacgaGGAGACCGTCGTCCTGGAGGAGGACCGCGTGCCGAGGGAGTGGACGGCGCAGGTGGAGCCCGGCGTGCAGATCACCTTCGTCTCCATCCCCGGTGGCGCCGGCAACGACCTGAAGCGCATCCGATTCAG CCGGGAGATGTTCAACAAGTGGGAGGCGCAGCGGTGGTGGGGGGAGAACTACGACCGCGTGGTGGAGCTGTACAACGTACAGACGTTCAGCCGGCAGCAGGGCCTCTCtacgccgacgtcctccgtcGATGAAGCCATGCAG AGAGATTCGTTCTATTCCCGCATCGGCTCGACGAGGGAGagcccggcgacgacgatgatgcCGCCGCAGCCGTCGTCGGCTGGCAGGGAGCACCCGATCACCCGGACGGCGTCGAACAAGGCGGtgtcgtcgtcctcggcggCTCGGCCGCCGTTCTATCCGTCCACGGCCGTGCCGGACCCGTCCGACCACGTGTGGGCGCACCACTTCAACCTCCTCAACTCCGCAGccgggccgccggcggcgccgtacGATCCGTCGCGCGGCACGACGTCGTCCCGGGACGAGGCCTCCGTGTCCGTCAGCAACGCGAGCGACCTGGAGGCGACGGAGTGGGTGGAGCAGGACGAGCCTGGGGTGTCCATCACCATCCGCGAGTTCGGCGACGGCACCCGCGAGCTCCGCCGCGTCCGGTTCAG CCGCGAGAGGTTTGGCGAGGAGCGGGCCAAGGTGTGGTGGGAGCAGCACCGAGACCGGATACACGCGCAGTATCTGTGA